The DNA region TAGAGGCAAGCTCAGGCTGGAGAAGCCCAGAGGGAAACGAGAAGGGTGAGCAGCCTGCAGGGCAGTGTCCTGCTCCGGAGCAGCTCTGGAGGACAGCAGGGCTACCTTGCCCCACTTCTCTGAATGTCCTCCTTGCTCTGCTTGCTGAGACCTGTGGTCTTGGCAATGAGTCAACAGCCAGGCCAGAGGAGTTGGGTTGGTCTCAGATTGCCAGAAGCGTTCACAGGGAATCTCTCCAAGAAGGAGTCTCCTCCAAGAGGGGTCCCTGACTCTGAAGGCCCATGGCCATGAGATGTCCTGGATCCTGGTTTCTAAACTCCGAGCCTCAGCACAGGAAATCTGGTTGCTGCACTCCTACTGGGAAGCCTCCTTCCGTACCCAGTGGTTGACCCTCTCTCTTACCAGGTCCATTTTTCTTTACTGTGTCGCTCTTTGGGGCCTGCTCAGGGAGCCCAGCGCCACCATGATCTTGCTTCAGTGAGTGGAATGCCCCCCTTAGTTCCTGACTGTAGGATCTGTCCTCAAGAAGGAGAGGATGTAGTCTTCAGTCCAGCCAGAGCGGAGGCATGTGGCTCCCCTCACATGTGTTTTGTTGCCTTTGACTTATTTCAAGCCTGTGTTCAGTGTTTGGACCTCCCAgggatgatgatgacgatgataaaAACACTTACTGAGGGGTTTCCGGGTCCCAGTCACTGTTGCACGTGCTCGAtgtctattttctcattttttagcaTATGAGGAACCTTCCTATTGCCCTGGCTCCATGGCTACCTTATCTTCCTCATTCAGTTCCTAAAGAGAAATACTGGTCAGAGGCATAGCCCATAGCGAGCAAGTTAAGGAAAACCTCATTAAGGCCAGTATACTCCTATCCTAGGTTGAATGCAGATATGCACAAAGTACACAGAAAGCCACAAGATAAATGTCTTCTATCCCAATTTTACCAAAACTATTTTTTTGGAGAAAGGaagtaatttaaaacattgtttttatataaaatagaactTTGATGGAGTATATTGAAAAATTCAAatcaactactttaaaaaaataattttaaatggttctgatttgaaataatttcaaatttatatatGTTTCAGAAATAGTACACAGAGCTCCCCTATCTACTTCACCCAAATTCCCTAATTATTAACATTTCTGAGCTATATGAGACTAAGGTACAGAcaaaatgctccattacccctttataCAGAAATGAATATTTCCTAATTACAAGTACTCTTGcctacataaccacagtacagccatcaaaaccaggaaattaatgtTGATCCATTATTACCACAAATGATGTTTGAAGATAACATATAAAACAtctttgggggaattccctggtggtccagttgttaggactctgcactctccctaccaagggcccgggtttgatccctggctggggaactaaaaatcccacaagcctcgcagtACGGGGGGGAAGAAAATCTGTGCACTtggttattttataaatattagttaaGTAAAAGAAAGAGGCTTCAGAGAAAGCTCATTCCTGCTGGGCATGACTTTAGGTGCTTAATTCCCCTCGGCCATTACTAGCACTTTGGGGAAAAGTGTGAGAAACATTGCTCTGTGGGCTCTAGTTGACCATGAAGACCCAGCCCTGGATGTGTCAACTTTGAGGGTAAAGAATGTTGATCctacctagaaaaatggtacagatgaaccggtttgcagggcagaaatagagacacagatgtagagaacaaacgtatggacaccaaggggggaaagtggccgggggttggtggtgatggtgtgatgaattgggagattgggattgacgtatagacactaatatgtattaaatggataactaataagaacctgctgtataaaaaattaataaaataaaattcaaaagaaaaaaaaaaagagtgatgatACTTaccaaagataaaatatttcGGATGTTTCAGGCCCATCTGGAGGTCCACCAAATGGGAACTCGGCAATGTTTTCACCCTGGCCCCAAATAGCAGATGGGAAGTGAAGACTTTTGTTCTTGCTGCATGCCCTTATTTATGTCTCCAACAGCCAATGGCATGGTCCAGGGACATGCTTGACTAGTTTACCATCAAGTTCTTGGGTGCtacttttttttccatctcaCTGATACAATGTGAGCATTCAAGTGAAGGGGATGTGGTCCACAAGTGAGAGGCAGAAATGTAAACACCTCAGGATCGTGGGCACTCTCTTTTGAATGAACACTCTCTTTTGAATGAACATGCTTTTGTCTCAATCTGGGAACCTGCCCATTTGCTGATTGATTTGCCAGTCCAGGTATGGTGAGTTTGACCTTGGAAGATGTCTGAGATCCATTCGGGACCATTAACTAGAATGACACTTTGGGAACATCACCGGACTGTTTCAAGAAACCTGAATGCTCACTTAAACTAGTCATGTGATCTTGGGTCCCCTCggtcttatttttctcatttgcaaaatgcgGAGGGGAGGACTAGATGATCTCTGAGGCCCCTGGATACAATCTCTTAAGACATGATTTTACGAATATCTACTGAAAGAGCCTAAAGCTATGCAGATGTGAAGTTCTGTCTTGTGCTAAATGCCATGGCCCAAGCAGGAATTTGTATTGATTCTCACCAGGtcagtttgtttgcttgtttgttggttttgtttgtttgtttataatggaaatatagttgatttacaatgttgtgttaatttcaggtgtacagtttaTGTTTTAAATGTGTAACTTCAACTAAGTTTCTATGTGAAGACCATAGAAAGTAACAAGTGTGATGTTTTCCCATTGTAACCAATCCATTGGAAAGCAGTGGACCACCATTGGTGGTAGTCTTGTGTAATGGAAGACAAACTAGGAAATGGAGCTGAATCAGAGGGTGGGAAAAATACAAGTGATCTTCCACAAGGGAGGTGAAGGGACAGTAAGCTTACCTAAGGACTAGTTTAAATGACTCAGGAGGGGAAGTTGGAAATGTCACTAGAGCCTCCTCTCCATCAACTGCTGTGATAATTGAACCCTTTGGAGAGGAGCTGGTAAGGAGGACACCCTCAAAAGTTAGTGGCCCTAAATCTTCTGCCTTCTTTCCATATCTTTGGATTCATGGAAGGTAGAGATGAGAAAAACCCCCTTAAGTAGTCTTAATATAAATACTCAgtagcctttttttcccctctaattgAAAGCattgcccccacccaccccactccAAATTATCTTACCTAGagaaattaatacatattttcctttttgtctaaCCTTGAACCCTACCTTATATACTCTTGGCTAGGAAGTTTTTTTTGGCAAGAGGAGGCTGAGGAGGAGTTTGGCCTCCTTTGTTTAAGTCCTTTGTTCTTCTGTCATGGAAGTCAGGCCTGCTCCATCCATCACAGGTTTGGCCTCTCAACATTTGACATCacagtaataaatataaatgattacATCTCTCAAACTTTTCCTACACACCAGCCACTGTACTAAGCCCTTTATATATGTTGTCACATTAATCTGCATAATACTCTATGAAGTAGGTGACCTTTGCATAGATGAGGAAATTCCAATCTCTCTAAATCAAGAGGACTTTTCATCATGGGTGTATTTCCATTATGGGTAGACATCTTTCCTTATCTCACCGCTTGTGAACTTCCTACAAGGCCTCACTAGCAATGTTTTCTCATGCCCCCATGGCTTCATAGATTCTCCCAAGCTTACTGGCTTTGGAGTCCTGCACAGGAACACATCCTGGTAAGAGCTGTGACTGCTCTTTCTATCTCTCCATGGTAGAATGTGGGGGTGGGATTGGGTGGGTGGTGTAGGAGGAGGACTTTAAAATGAGGATCTGAAGTCTTCGAAGCCCTTTTGGAGGCCCAGTTGTGCAGGAGCGTAGGAGGAATGTGGTGAAATGGGCCAGGGTTCTCACAGAGAAGTCTCCCTGGACGCTGTTGCTGTGTTGGTCTGTTTTCTGCTGCTGTAGCTCTAAGGTCATCCCCTAGGGCCAGAGACACTATGAAGAGGGCTGTCTGAATCAATGTGAGCAAAAGGGTCCCAGTCTCAAGGGCATTTCCTCTTCCTACACCCTGCCCTTGAGATCAGGACCCTTCTCTCTCTGTTGACTCAGCTGGCCCTCTTCATAGTGTCTATGGGTCATTTTCTTCAGAGTGTGGAGACTTTGGGGAACTAGGGTCACGTAGAAAAGTATCCTACCTAGGCTATCTCAGATGGTCTCACTCCTAGAAAGCTAGTTCACACTAGCTCCAGTTCTTGGCTTACATTCTTTACAGGACTCTGTTTCTGCTCCTTAGATCCAGGTCAAAACAATTTTCTTTAGAGCCATCTACACAAGGCTGGGCAATACTCCCCTAGacaccctcctcccccctccaagCTCCCACCCCCAGCAACAGAAATCTCATAACTAATCAGTcaccttttcccatttttcagtcTTTAAGTAGGAATGTATCAAGATGCAGCCTTGGTAACTGGTGCAAACCTGTTATTCGTTTTGGACCTCAGCTTCAGCCTTTGAAAGGCTGAATAGCCAAATGCTTATTTCAACATAATTCCTGGCATCCCTGAACTTGGCTGTGACCAGGATCATGTGAAGGAAAGGGTGACTGTCAAATCTAATCTGTTAAAGCATCGGTATGAAAACAAGGCAGGTCATTTGGGTTCATTGTTAATATCTGAATAATCTCTTTCAGATACTGGTGAGTACACTGAATGTGACCGGAAGTGAAATTTTCCTtatgaactttaaaaatgttgaaaGGTCATTACCTCTATCAGTCAGGGGaaatataaatgcatatttattattttaagaaaaatgttgtAATAATGAATGGTTGTAAAAGCTTGTActacatataaattttattaagaattttcaCATAGTTAAATAGGAAAATTAGCTGACAGTTATATAAGTAATAGAAGAACATGGATTAGCTGGATAACTTTAGGAAAAAACCTCATATACTTTATGaaccaaaaatatttacaacaatTTAATAATTAGCACAACTActatttaatttaacaaatagtACAAAGCAGAACAATAGAAATTAGATCAGATCATGAGTCTATGATTTCATTATATTATAATCTTTGTGAATTGATATATTAGCATTTCTCATGTTAAATAAACTAATCCTTAAAAACTATACTTtttaggaagatttttaaattgaggtacaaTTTGcttacagtaaagtacacaaatcttaagtgtacagctcaatgaGTTTTCACAAAGTAAGCATAACCAGAGCAAGAATAGAACATTTCCAGCCTACCTCCTACACCTTCCCATTTAGCACTCCCCAAGGTTACCAGTATTCTGACCACTATCACCACACTATAGATTGCTTTAGAATTATGTTTAATGTTTAGTTATTTAATACAATTTAGATCATGAGTATTTCAAGACAAAGCCATATTTGGAAATTCTTCTTATTTCGAGAAGATACATTAAAAGCATAATTTTAGCCACTTAAAAAGTTTGTGAGGAGGATGTCTCCAAAACCATAACACCCATAAGAAAAATCATcaataaagagtaaaaaaaagagtcgtgaagaaagaataaagtgaaaagaaaaatcagctaCCCCTAAAGATACTTGGTTTTCTATGCACCTCAGTTGAAAATCATGTATTTAGAATGATAAATGTCTAGTACAGTGACCACAGGATATATAGATTTTACATTCAGTCATTTGGCATTTGGCTATAAAGTGTATATATTGCCCCTCTGCTTTCAAGACTCATGAACGTATTGGCCCCTCACTCTACTTGAATTGAATTGTTCAATGTTCTGCTCCCCTTTCGTTTCTTCATCCCTTCCCTACCTTCTCTCCTCACCATCTCAAACCACCCAGCCCACCTAGCAGGACTCTGCCTGCAGACTTATTCTCTAGCCTACTCAAAAACATCATTCTAGCAGAAGAAAGACCTCAAGGAGAATTGAATGGGGTATTTGCCAAAGGGGTATCTGCGTGTTTGCCAAAGGTGAATATGACTGGACAGGGCTATTGCTACCGTTACCTACAGCTAGCTATCATTATTGAATGCTTACCAGTGCCTGGGGTTGACTAAGGCCTCATAAATGTCATTTCTAAATCTTCCTGAAATCCTGTTGGGTAGGTAGTATTACTCCCATATATGGAAACATAGTTGCAAAGAGGTGCAGTTTTCTTGAGGTCATGTAGCCACAAAGGACTGAGCCAAGATTTACACCCAATtgtgtctggctccaaagcttaCCCTGACTCTGGTAAGGCATAAGGGAGCACTGGAGCGTGGGAGAGGGATAGGTAGAGAGTAGACTCCACAGCTGGGAAGGCAAGGTCTAACAAGGTAGTATTTGGGTGCTCAAGTCGGGTGAGCGTGGGGCGGGCATGGGGCTTAGTGCAGTTTGTCTGGAACTGAGAttaaggaagagagaaggggcTGGTGATGGTCAAGGCTGCAGGCAATGCTGGGTGTGGGCTAGGAGTGGGGAGCTATCAGGACCAAGCCTACATAAAGCCATAGCTTCTCCAGTTCTGCTCACCAGGAAGGGAGAAGCGATGTCTACAGCCGGGgtttggaggggtggggggaggatggggagatgGCATTTCCACATCTCAACCCCTCCGGCCTGGGCGGACTGCCAGAGCAGAGAGCCAGGGAAGCACCAAGGCAGGAGAGATCATTATCGGGAGGAAGGAAGCTCTGGCAGCTCCCACCAGCTTGTTTGTGACAAGCAGGCACTGGGCCACGGAAGTCCCTTGAGGTCAAGGGAAATGTGATCCCGGAGCAGGGGGATGAAGCTGGGACACTCCCCTGACACTGTGCCGTCAGGGCTATAGGCGATCAGGCTAGAgccaggcccagggcccaggaAGAAAGAGCAGTGGACaagagaagggggagggcagagaggtgtggtggggcagagagagagagagagaattaagaTCCTTGGAGCACCTCATAAACAGTCCCTTGGCTAGAGAGGTAATGACCTTTACTGCAGCCAACATGGGGTAACTGGCTCTTCAGAGCTCTCGGGACATTGTTTCACAGGTGAAATCTTAGCTGGTTCCCCTGTGGTCCCTGCAGAGGTCTCTCCTTTTTGGCCCAGTGGTAAAGTAGAAAGTGCGCTGCATTTAGAGTCAGGAGACCTAGTTTCAAGTCCAGCTTCTGCTACTAACCAACCTGACAAGCTCTTTAATTAACAAATCTTTCTGAAATCTCAACGTCCTCATTCCTAAAGAAGGTCAGTTATCCTAGTCAGGTCTATCTCACAAGGGACTCACGTGGATACACTGTGAAAAGCATGAAATGCTATGTAACTATGAAGTGGTGCTGCTTTGTCTTCTTCCCTTCAGGCCACCTCCCTGCCCACAAGCCACCTCACTACCACATCAGAGCTGGGGAAGTGGCCTCGTTTAGGAATAGGAGTGGCTCTCGCCATAAATCCCCTacactccttttccatttctttcctcctctcgTCATGCTGCCGTGAGAAGATGGGGTAGGGGAAAGATGTAGGAGGCACAGACCAAGGAACCCACACCCCTAAGCTTCTTCGGGATAAGCTTCTGGAAAAACAGCAACGAAAAGCTGAGAGATCACCATCTCTTCTGGAGCTTAGCCTACTAATGTATCACCTCAACTCCCCACAGCCCCACCCGCTCAGAGGAGCCTGAGCTAGGAAGGGCCCCAAGAGATGTGAGAAGAGAAGCTTCTGGGCTGAGGAGGAGCGGTCCAGAGGCCTGCAGAGGGATTGAAGGCGCGGCCCAAGCACGCGGCTGGCTGGAAACCTACAGGACATCGTCCAGGTGGACAGGAGCCAGCTTGAATTTCCTGGGGTCCCCCTTCTGGGGAGGGTCACAGGCCACGATGTAAGCAGCGTGCAGTTGCTCCTCCTTGTACCTGCAGTCTGGGTACCTCCCTGAGGTGAGGTTACACACGGTCAGGGATACAGGCTTCTGGCTCCGGTGGCAGTTTTTACGGCCTCTCTTGCAGGTTATGCTGGGAGTCTGACAAGTGGCGGCCACACCGGAGAAGGATTCATGCACGAAGGTGTTGAGGCCTTTGCAGCGACTGGAGTACTTGTTGATGTTTTGCATCGCTGTGTTGCATCTCTGAGGCCTGGGCTGCACGTGCTGAGTTTCAAACCACTGAGCTGAGGTCATGTTTCTGGGCTTGGCACCGACTGGGTCCTCGGCCATCCACAGccccagcagcaggagcagcGGCAGAGGGCAGAATCCTGCTCTGGCTGGTGCCATCTCTCTTAGGGGGAACAGTCAGAAGTGGGGGCTGGGGTCTCTGGGGACAGAGGAGGTGGAAATTAGCCTTCCTAAACCTGCTCCTTCTAGCTAATCGCCATCTCCCTCCGCTACTGTCTCCTTCCTGCCTCACCCTGTgtctttcccctcccttcccctctgtgtGCCCCAAACCACTAAGACCCCACCCCCTAACCCTAGGGCTCCATCCCCCTCACCTTGAATCCCTACCCTCCTTCATTCTGTCCCTCATGCCTCCCACTCCTTGCTCTATCTCCTCTCCCTCAGGTCCATCCCTCTGTGTCCCCATGTCCCTATGTCCTTATTCCTTTCTCTGTGTCTCACGCCCTCCATGACCCCATCCCCATCTCCTCCATAGCCCCATTTTGTGCCTCCGTCCCTCagcatctctctcctctctcccctgtgTGTGTCCTCATCCTCTCCACATTGGGTCCCTCCTTTGTCCACTTTGTCACTCACCTGAGTATACTGCTCTCTGGCCAGAACCCATCCCTTCCCTGTCCTCTCTCCTCACTCACGTCCCGCCACAGGCCTTacctcctcaccaaatcctcgtGTTGTGGCCCCTGCTCACTGGGAAGCACCTGCCTTCCGCTGGGCCTCAGATCTCTGAGGGCCTCTTCTCACCACCGAACTCCTGAAGAGCTGGCCCGGCTTGTGGTGCTTCTGTTTGAGGGCAGGCTGGGGAGTAGCCGTGGATCAGGAAATGAATCAGGTTCATGCCTCTTCACTTACATGTCCCAGGTAAGTGGATACCTGTGGAGCTAGTACACCTGCCTAAACACCTTCAGCAGTGAGGAAGCCTGAATCCTCGCGCTCAGAGACTAGCCTGGCCCCTAGCCACATGGTTCTAATGACTCTAATAACGCACCTGACTCAGGTGTCAACCCCAAGTGAGAGCTGTCATTTATCATCTCCTACATACACCTCTGGctctgattctgggaagagccaatcACTGTGGTGGGCAAGGATTGCTTTTTCTGATCCGAGATAAAGATGGAATAGCCTAGAAAGTTACTTCCTGTCATCAGGACTTAACTGCTTATCTTttggaggagatggaggagacaGGGAAGTGGACCAATCAATCACCAGAGTCCCAAGTCGCAGCACCATCCCACCTCAGCTATTCTACAATGATTCATCCCTCTGGGTCCCTCCCGTTCCAGGGTCAAGCAAGGTCATCTGGCTTTACCTGGAGATGGCACCCAACCCCTCTCACCCTTCACTCCTTCCCTTGCTACTTTATGAAAATTTGCAACGCTTGGTGTCCTAATTTGAAAATACTCTCGGTGGTGGTGTCGCTCCACAGGCAGCCTAGACCTTCCTCTACCGTGTGTTCCCTGTTCCTTGCGGCAGTTACACTTGTGTGGAGAGCTTGGGTCCGTGCGGCTCCGGCGGCTCCAGTGAGCTTGGCATGGGAGACTCAGAAGAACTGAGACACTGAGGAAGAGAAGCATCACTATCTGTGGATGGGGAGGCCTGGAAAACCGAGATGAACAGTGTTCTTGTTTTCAGGTTTCACCTGTAAGTAGTAGGTGGTCTCAGAATAGTGGGTTCAGGTTCATTCACGTAGtcgatatttattgagcatctactatgtgccaaggtGCTTGGGATATATTAGtgaataaaagagacaaaaatccctACATTTGGAATCCTTACAGTCCACTGGAGGAAAGGCAGTAAAACATGCACCATTgctaaggaaaaaagaacaaatggagAGTGGTAGGCagtgattttgattttgatttgtttttttatgggagtatagttggtttacaatattgtgttagtttctactgtacagcaaagtgaaccagctatacttatacatataacccctcttttttggatttccttcccatttaggtcaccacagagcattgagtagagttccctgtgctatacagtcggttctcattagttctctattttatacatagcagtgtatatatgtcaatcccagtctcccaattcatcccacccctcccttcctcccttggtatccatatgtttcttctctacaaccgtgtctctatttctgctttgcaaataggttcatctataccattttgctagattccacatatatgcattaatatacaatatttgtttttctctttctgacttcattgtgcatgacagtctctagatccatccatgtctttgcaaatggcacaattttgctcctttttatggctgagtaatattctattgtacacgtgtaccacatcatctttatccattcctctgttgatggatgtttaggttgcttccatgtcctggctattccaaatagtgctgcaatgaacattagggtgcacgtatctttttgaattatggtcttctccaggtatatgcccaggagttggattgttggatcatatggtaattctatttttagttttttaaggaacctccatactgttctccacagtggctctaTCAAtctacagtcccaccaacagtgtaagagggttcccttttctccacaccttctccagcatttactgtttgtgattttttgatgatggccattctgaccagtgtgaggtgatacctcattgtagttttgatttgcatttctctaataattagtgatgttgagcatattttcatgtgtttgttggccatctgtatgtcttctttggagaaatgtctatttaggtcttcctcccAGTTtttgattgcgttgtttgtttttttgatattgagctgcatgagctgtttgtatattttggagattagtccctggtcagttgcttcatttgcaaatattttctcccattctgaggattttttccgtcttgtttatggtttcctttgctgtgcaagagcttttaagtttcattaggtcccatttgtttatttttgtttttattttcattactctaggagttgggtaaaaaagatcttgctgtgatttatgtcaaagagtgttcaggCAGTGATTTTTAAATAGGGTCATTGAAGTAGGTGACTCTGGGACAAAGATTTCAAGGTGAGAGTGAACTTATGCTTGTCTGGGGAAGAATGCTCCAAGCATAGAGGACAGCACTGTAAAGGCCCTAAAGCAGATGGATGCCTGGGGAGTTGGAGGAACAGTGAGGagtccagtgtggctggagcggATGAGTGATGGGGTCAGAGAGGGACCAGAGGCCAGATCACGGGACGCCTCAGAGACCATTAGGAGTTTTGCTGTGCACACAGTGGGGAGCCCTAGGAGGGTTCTAAGCAGAGGAATAAAGGGAGtgccctggtggtctagtggttaggattccaggctttcactgccatggcccgggttcaatccctggttggggaactgggatcctgcaagatcccacaagccgtgcggcatggccaaaagaaaaaaaaaaaaaaagtagcagagGAGTAAAAGCCCTATCTGTTTAAAAATCCCCTGGCTGTTGTGTGGATGTGACTGCAGAGAGGCCCACGCAAACCATATGGGTCATACAGTTTGTGTTCTGGTCCAGAAGTTAGGATTTTGAGTCAGGAAGATGGGTGTTTGTTTTGAGGTCAGGGGACATCATTTTAGCAGATAGAGAGCATAGCTGTGGGTCAGGATGAAGTATCTATGGAATAAAAAATGGTGCTGGAGGGAGAAACACCACTAGGTGGCAGCAGAGAAGCGGGAGCCAGTTCCCCCAGGCCTCCTGCTCCTCCGGTTCCCCCTCTGTGAGGCCTTGGCTGGGCAGCAGCATTCACTGCTTTGTTCAGGTGCCTGAATCTTTGTAGTTGGAACTTCTGGGTAGAGAATTATGCTTCTGCTGCTGTAGAAATGCAAATGTTTGGAGATAAAAATCCATGGTTTAAAGCAGACTGTGGACAGAATGTGGATCAGGCCAGCCCTGGACCGGAGGCTGGGgtcagaggagggggtgggaggccaGGAGCTCATTTGGATTCCTTGCCTGCCCGGACTCCTCCTCACTTCTCATTATTCTAGGGTGAGATGTTTCCAAACCATGGCTTGCACTGCTCTCTGCTCTT from Eschrichtius robustus isolate mEscRob2 chromosome 1, mEscRob2.pri, whole genome shotgun sequence includes:
- the LOC137758932 gene encoding ribonuclease 7-like, giving the protein MAPARAGFCPLPLLLLLGLWMAEDPVGAKPRNMTSAQWFETQHVQPRPQRCNTAMQNINKYSSRCKGLNTFVHESFSGVAATCQTPSITCKRGRKNCHRSQKPVSLTVCNLTSGRYPDCRYKEEQLHAAYIVACDPPQKGDPRKFKLAPVHLDDVL